Within the Novosphingobium sp. SL115 genome, the region CACGCCAAGATCGGCCACTTCGCAGCCAATATCGGTGCCCCAGGCCTTCAGCATCGGCACCAGCGTTTCAGCCCGCTTCTGCGCGGCCTCATCACCCAGCGCACCGCGATCAACCTGACCGGCAGTGTAATACAGCAGCGCCCGCGCGCCTTCGGTCAAGGCACGCATCCGCATCAGCATGCGGCGCACGTCAGGGTGTTCGACAATCGCCACCGAAGCCTTGCTGGGCGATCCCGCACGTGCAGCCTGAATACGGTCACGGGCATAGCCGCGCGCCTGCTGAAACGCGCGTTCGGCAATCTGCACGCCTTGGCTACCGACATTGATGCGCGCAGAATTCATCATCGTGAACATTGCGCGCAACCCGCCATTTTCATGGCCCACGATCTCGCCAATGCATTCGCCGTTGTCGCCATACGACATGACGCAAGTGGGCGATGCATGAATGCCCAGCTTGTGTTCGATGGAAACGCAGCGAACATCGTTGCGTGCGCCAAGGCTACCATCGTGTTCCACGTGGAACTTCGGCACGATGAACAGCGAAATCCCGCGTGACCCTTCGGGCGCGCCGGGGGTGCGCGCCAGCACAAGGTGGATGATATTCTCTGCCGCTTCGTGTTCGCCAAAGGTGATAAATATCTTGGTGCCCACAATGCGATACTTGCCCGCGTGCGGCCCTTCGGTAATCGGCGTCGCAGTGCTGCGCAGCGCGCCCACGTCAGACCCAGCCTGCGGTTCGGTCAGGTTCATCGTGCCAGACCATTCACCGCTAATCAGCTTGGGCAGGTAAAACGCCTTCTGGTCTGCACTGCCATGATGGTCCAGTGCCTCGATCGCGCCAACGGTCAAGATCGGCAGCAGGGTGAAGCCCATATTGGCCGCGCCCAGTGTTTCCAGAACCGCCGTCGCCAACGTAAAGGGCAGACCTTGTCCGCCAAAGGCTTCTGGCCCGGTAATCGACCCCCAGCCTTGTTCTACAAACGCCTTGTACGCTTCGACATAACCAGCAGGCAGGGTGACAGTGCCATCGGCGCACTTTGCCCCTACCTGATCGCCTGCGCGGTGCAGTGGCGCCCATTCGCCCGCGGCAAATGCCCCGATGCCTTCGACAATGGCTTCCACCAGATCGGGCGTGGCAGCGGCAAAACGATCATGCGCAGCAATTTCGTCAATCCCGGCGCTGACCTTGATGGCAAGGATCTGGTCGGCTGTCGGCGGGGTGAAGGTCATCGTCGTCCTCTCCTGTGGCGCGACCCGCTTGCGCGAGCCTGCGCGCTCCCTATAGCGAAAGCCCATGGACCGGACAAAGCCTTCAAAGGTGCATCTGCCTGACGATAAAGGTATCGCTGCCGCTGCTGC harbors:
- a CDS encoding acyl-CoA dehydrogenase, encoding MTFTPPTADQILAIKVSAGIDEIAAHDRFAAATPDLVEAIVEGIGAFAAGEWAPLHRAGDQVGAKCADGTVTLPAGYVEAYKAFVEQGWGSITGPEAFGGQGLPFTLATAVLETLGAANMGFTLLPILTVGAIEALDHHGSADQKAFYLPKLISGEWSGTMNLTEPQAGSDVGALRSTATPITEGPHAGKYRIVGTKIFITFGEHEAAENIIHLVLARTPGAPEGSRGISLFIVPKFHVEHDGSLGARNDVRCVSIEHKLGIHASPTCVMSYGDNGECIGEIVGHENGGLRAMFTMMNSARINVGSQGVQIAERAFQQARGYARDRIQAARAGSPSKASVAIVEHPDVRRMLMRMRALTEGARALLYYTAGQVDRGALGDEAAQKRAETLVPMLKAWGTDIGCEVADLGVQVHGGMGFIEETGAAQHLRDARIAPIYEGTNGIQAADLVTRKLGYDGGAVLQGLMTQIAAEMEDVPEVAALAKDAAAIGQWMSTTASLDDKLAGSVPFTTMCAVAVAGWQLGRQSRASDLAAKIAVTKFFNRVIVPEARGLGSSAMAGAALLYDLDTETLAG